The nucleotide window TCTTGACAAGGCTGCATTAATGTATATTTCAAACTAAATATATCGCTATTAAACATGATATTTTTTTATAGGAGAACTAACACCAATGGTCTAGATAGAACTAATATTTTGGCATGTTTTTTTTCGACTGAATACTGTGAGGCAAAAGCCCCACAGTCTTTTATTAAAACCTCCAGCACAGTCTTATAAAAGAAAATATGTACAGAGCTAAAAGAACTAAGCTAActaactactccctctgttcctaaatatttgtctttctagagatttcaacaagtgactacatacggagcaaaatgagtgaatctacactctaaatatgtctatatacatccgtatgtgatagtccatttgaaatctctaaaaagacaaatatttaggaacggagggagtagttaggAAATTACCTATATACATCAGTGATCAGTCTAATTACAACCAGCACCATAATCACCATGAGACACATCTATGGTTCTAGAGTAATGCTCTTATCCAGTGCAGCAGCAAGGGCTTTACAGATGGTTTCATTCTATGAGAATGCAATGTGATATCATGAATGAATTTTGCCTTCCATGCCCCAAAGGTTGGCCTGATGTGCCTAAATATTTTATCATTCCTTGTAGTCCAGATACTCCATGCAGCCAAAAATACAACCTCAAAGAAGAAGGGTTTATGAAACCCTCTTTTTGCAACCAAAATACATTCCCTGATGGACAAACCAGCATGCCACTGTATTTGCAAATAATTCCAGACCCTGGTACTGAAATTGCACTTAAAAAAGAGGTGATCTCTATGTTCATGTAGCTGTGCAGCACACATTGGACTTAGGTTATCATCTTCCTCAGATCTCCAATGTCTTCTAAGGAGCATATCTCTTGTGTTGAGACGATCATTAAGCATTAACCATGCAAAGACCTTGATTTTCACGATGCATTTGCTCTGCCAGATCCATTTGCAAGGGTCATCATTGGGTAGTGATATTTTGGCATGTTTCAACTATAACGTTGTACCTGATGTACCATGATTGAAATGCAAACTTGGAACCCTTTCTGAATTTGTAACTTCGAGGGAAACATGGGTAGTCTATAAGTTTACTCATCGAGATTTTGTTATTTAGACTTGTTTGTTCAACTTTGCAGGCAGTGAGAAAAACATGAACACATTGACTCTAGACGGTGTCGATGTTATGGGAGAACGCTTAGCAGATGAGGTAATTGCCATATGCAACAGATGATTTGTACTTGAGGGGCTAAATTTATACAGGCTAGCTGATTCACCATACTGATTTTTTCTATTGAAAGGTTTCTGCGATTCAAAACACCATACTGATTTTTCTATTGAAACGTGCTATTGTTCTCTTCTTACTCAGGTTCTTGATGTAATTAGTCAAAAGCCAGAGCTCACCAAAATTTCTTTTCTTGCACACTCCGTTGGAGGCTTAGTAGCAAGATATGCAATTGCAAAACTTTATAGACATCCAAATAGCACATTTGACAGCAAAGCTGAAGGAACCATATGCGGGTTGGAAGCGGTGAACTTTATAACCGTAGCAACGCCTCACCTTGGTTCTCGAGGAAACAAGCAGGTACTTTGTTGACTGTTTCCCCCTTCTCCACCTTGACTTTCATGTGTTCAAATTTGTTTATTTGAAACAGTGCGGATGATACCTGTTTTGGAACTAATACATAGCCATTTGCTCATTTATGTTCCAGTATTCTTATGTCAAGTCTCATTTGTTTTTGCATGCCTCGTACAGTCGTATACTCCATCCGTTCCAGTTTGCTAGCCCCTCTCGTTTTTTGAGTCTAATTTTGACCACCGATTTCATTTAACCAACAAAATATGAGATATGTGCCACAAGAAGTATATCATTGAATTCACATTCAAAAGAAGTTTCCAATGGTATACTTTTTGTGGTAATTTACTCatattttgttagttaaatccATGGCCAAAGTTATACTCAAAccgaaacagagggagtattaaaGTTTTGGATACTTATAAGAGATGCTtgagtactactccctccgtcccataatgtaagacgttttttgacactacactagtgtcaaaaaacgtcctatattatgggacggagggagtagatgttTACTGTTTGTTTTCATTTGCTTCAATGCATTTGATGCACATTAAATGGCTCCACAAGGGATACCCAGTCTTCCAAggttttggaggaaaaaaaagagagaaggaatTTAAACCTTTTCTTATAAGAAACTTACAAAACTGTTGCAATGCCTCTGAGCACTTGCCCCTCTAAGATCTAAAAATACTCCTCTCAAGACTACCTTGAGTACTTCTCGCAATAAATTGTTATCCTACACAGTTTTGTTTTCATTGGCTTAAAAGCGTTTGATATACATAGAAGGGCCCAACAATGACTGCCAATATTGTGAACCTGCACAGTTTTGTTTTCATTGGCTGTGATACACATAGAAGGGTCCCACAGGGACTGCCAATATCTTCTAGAATTGTGGAGGAAGAAAGAGATGTGTTTCTATTACAAGAAAGTTACAAACTGTTGTCATGCCTCTTGGCTCTTGCCTTCAGGAGATCTACAATAAAATCCTGCAGAGCTTCATTTTGAAACAGCCTCATGGATGAAACCCGCACTCAGGCAATAGTTGACACTTGACAGATGGAAATCACACTTTTTACTTGCTTGTATCACTGAATCATTTTGCTGACTTATATATCTATGATCTTGGAACGGTTTATTGGATAAACAAACCATTTTGTACAGTTGATTCGTGCTGACTTATGAATCTAGTGATATTATCAGACTCTAAACATACATTGCTTGTTTGCTTTTCTCCTCCAGATTATATGCATTCCTTTCTTCCATGAGCTTATTGGTAGAGGAACCATATATATTCTTTGTTTGATGTGGCGTTCTTCACTGTTATTAGGTTCCACTCCTCTTTGGATTCATTACGATTGAGAAGGTTGCTTCTCGTGTCATCCATTGGATATTTAGGAGAACTGGGAGACATCTTTTTCTTACTGATAGTGCTGAGGGAGAACCACCACTGTTGCAGCGTATGGTTGAAGATTATGGCGATCTTTACTTTATGTAAGGTTTATGTTGCCCTTCGGTTTCTTTTGGATCGCTTCCGATTATGTCTATTTCTCTTGCAAGTAATGTTTTGTTAATTCTGGCTTGTATGGTATGTGATAACTATACTAATTCTGGGTAACTAAACTTTTTTAGATCTGCTTTGCGAGCATTTAAACGACGAGTGGCATATGCTAATGCTGATTGCGATCGTATCCTAATTATTTGATATCTTTTTATGTAGTACTCACATTGTTCTTTTTCATCTAGGCTTTTTAGCTTTTACTTGTCAATTCTTTAAATTCATGACATTCAGACATTGTTGGCTGGAGAACATCATCTATTAGAAGAAACACCGAGCTGCCTAAGGTATTTTTTTTATTGATTTTGATTGTTCATGCCTTCTTTTCTGGACCATTATCTGAGAAGGACAGCATGATTTTCTCATATCACA belongs to Triticum urartu cultivar G1812 chromosome 7, Tu2.1, whole genome shotgun sequence and includes:
- the LOC125520441 gene encoding lipid droplet phospholipase 1-like isoform X1, producing MMAGASGSVEEEGGLRAEESPSGGVDVWSDAVSSHAPEHLLVMVHGILGRLQICFARQQNGPVAEWNPTNDWQYAANEFVKQLPDDVIVHCSEKNMNTLTLDGVDVMGERLADEVLDVISQKPELTKISFLAHSVGGLVARYAIAKLYRHPNSTFDSKAEGTICGLEAVNFITVATPHLGSRGNKQVPLLFGFITIEKVASRVIHWIFRRTGRHLFLTDSAEGEPPLLQRMVEDYGDLYFISALRAFKRRVAYANADCDHIVGWRTSSIRRNTELPKWEESVCEKYPHIVHEEYSEEISDEKCQDLAADCDFDLLEEKMVTGLRRVSWEKVDVSFHTSMRSFAAHSIIQVKYAFMNEGADVIQHIIDHFQL
- the LOC125520441 gene encoding lipid droplet phospholipase 1-like isoform X2; this encodes MMAGASGSVEEEGGLRAEESPSGGVDVWSDAVSSHAPEHLLVMVHGILGSTNDWQYAANEFVKQLPDDVIVHCSEKNMNTLTLDGVDVMGERLADEVLDVISQKPELTKISFLAHSVGGLVARYAIAKLYRHPNSTFDSKAEGTICGLEAVNFITVATPHLGSRGNKQVPLLFGFITIEKVASRVIHWIFRRTGRHLFLTDSAEGEPPLLQRMVEDYGDLYFISALRAFKRRVAYANADCDHIVGWRTSSIRRNTELPKWEESVCEKYPHIVHEEYSEEISDEKCQDLAADCDFDLLEEKMVTGLRRVSWEKVDVSFHTSMRSFAAHSIIQVKYAFMNEGADVIQHIIDHFQL